Proteins from a genomic interval of Cupriavidus pauculus:
- a CDS encoding LysR family transcriptional regulator, with protein MLNPQWLRSFAMLAQSGSFTGAADELGLTQAAVSQHIRHLEEALGPLLIRRPRALELTPAGKALLEYCSDMEVANDRLRARLSANAESGVVGLITPGSIGLFLYPRLLDLQARTPGLIIRHRFAPDAEVLEGVLQNRFDVGLVSLKPDEPRLAASPFSEEPLELVYPASEQVDGWEDLQRIGFVDHPDGKTMANRLLSRHYPGNPGVHTLPCRGFSNQVSLMLEPVARGFGFTVIPRYAREAFVQPDRIRVLDCQAPVIDKLWLIHRSEWSLPPRVARVVDYLRTQVKAAA; from the coding sequence ATGCTTAACCCGCAATGGCTGCGTTCGTTTGCGATGCTGGCCCAGTCCGGCAGCTTCACCGGCGCCGCCGACGAACTGGGCCTGACACAGGCCGCCGTCAGCCAGCACATCCGCCATCTGGAAGAAGCGCTGGGCCCGCTGCTGATCCGCCGCCCGCGCGCGCTGGAACTGACGCCGGCCGGCAAGGCGCTGCTGGAATACTGCAGCGACATGGAGGTGGCCAACGACCGTCTGCGCGCCCGCCTCAGCGCCAATGCCGAAAGCGGCGTGGTCGGGCTGATCACGCCGGGCAGCATCGGCCTGTTCCTCTATCCGCGCCTGCTGGACCTGCAGGCGCGCACGCCGGGGCTGATCATCCGGCACCGCTTCGCGCCCGATGCCGAGGTGCTGGAAGGCGTGCTGCAGAACCGCTTCGACGTCGGGCTGGTATCGCTGAAGCCCGACGAGCCGCGTCTGGCGGCAAGCCCGTTCAGCGAGGAGCCGCTGGAGCTGGTCTACCCGGCCAGCGAACAGGTTGACGGCTGGGAGGATCTGCAGCGCATCGGTTTCGTCGACCATCCCGACGGCAAGACCATGGCCAACCGGCTGCTGAGCCGGCATTACCCCGGCAATCCGGGCGTCCATACGCTGCCGTGCCGGGGCTTCAGCAACCAGGTCAGCCTGATGCTGGAACCGGTGGCGCGCGGCTTTGGCTTTACCGTGATCCCGCGCTACGCACGCGAGGCGTTTGTGCAGCCGGACCGCATCCGCGTGCTGGACTGCCAGGCGCCCGTGATCGACAAGCTGTGGCTGATCCACCGCTCCGAGTGGTCGCTGCCGCCGCGCGTGGCGCGGGTGGTGGACTACCTGCGCACCCAGGTCAAGGCGGCGGCCTGA
- a CDS encoding NADH:flavin oxidoreductase/NADH oxidase encodes MTTPALFTPFTLKDVTLRNRIAVPPMCQYSAIDGFTNDWHLSHYAGLARGGAGLVIVEATAVSPEGRISPGCTGLWNDEQAVGMARIAEAIKAGGAVPGIQIAHAGRKASANRPWEGDDHIPEGDPRGWQTISPSAKPFGAHLPKEPRAMTTEDIARVQADFVAAAKRARDAGFQWLELHFAHGYLAQSFFSVHANTRTDAYGNDAIGRGRFLLETLAAVREVWPQNLPLTARFGVIEYDGNDEQTLRESIELVRAMREGGLDMLNVSVGFSTPDAQIPWGPAFLAPIAERVHREAGLPVASSWGIDDPVVANRVVEAGQMDLVMVGRAMLSNPHWPYQTAMKLGLERPSWVLPAPYAHWLERYRVQSA; translated from the coding sequence ATGACTACGCCTGCACTTTTCACGCCGTTTACCCTCAAGGACGTCACGCTGCGCAACCGCATCGCGGTGCCGCCGATGTGCCAGTACAGCGCTATCGACGGCTTCACCAACGACTGGCACCTGTCGCACTACGCCGGACTGGCGCGCGGTGGCGCGGGGCTGGTCATCGTCGAGGCCACGGCGGTGTCGCCGGAGGGCCGGATCTCGCCGGGATGCACGGGGCTGTGGAATGACGAACAGGCCGTCGGCATGGCCCGCATCGCCGAGGCGATCAAGGCCGGCGGCGCCGTGCCCGGCATCCAGATCGCCCATGCCGGCCGCAAGGCCAGCGCCAACCGCCCGTGGGAAGGCGACGACCATATCCCCGAAGGCGACCCGCGCGGCTGGCAGACCATCTCGCCTTCGGCCAAGCCGTTTGGCGCCCATCTGCCCAAGGAACCCAGGGCGATGACGACCGAAGACATCGCGCGCGTCCAGGCCGATTTCGTGGCCGCCGCCAAGCGCGCCCGCGACGCCGGCTTCCAGTGGCTGGAACTGCACTTCGCGCACGGCTATCTGGCGCAGAGCTTCTTCTCGGTCCATGCCAATACGCGCACCGACGCCTATGGCAACGATGCCATCGGCCGGGGCCGCTTCCTGCTGGAAACGCTGGCCGCCGTGCGCGAAGTCTGGCCGCAAAACCTGCCGCTGACCGCCCGCTTTGGCGTCATCGAGTACGACGGCAACGACGAGCAGACGCTGCGCGAATCGATCGAACTGGTGCGCGCCATGCGCGAGGGCGGGCTGGACATGCTCAACGTCAGCGTGGGCTTTTCCACGCCGGACGCCCAGATCCCGTGGGGCCCGGCATTCCTGGCCCCGATTGCCGAACGCGTGCACCGCGAGGCGGGCCTGCCGGTGGCGTCGTCGTGGGGCATCGACGACCCCGTGGTGGCCAATCGCGTGGTCGAAGCGGGCCAGATGGACCTCGTGATGGTGGGCCGCGCGATGCTGTCCAACCCGCACTGGCCGTACCAGACCGCCATGAAGCTGGGCCTGGAGCGTCCGTCGTGGGTCCTGCCGGCGCCGTACGCGCACTGGCTCGAACGGTATCGGGTGCAGTCGGCCTGA
- a CDS encoding type II toxin-antitoxin system Phd/YefM family antitoxin: MRTVHFSDARNNLKGVIDQAIDDHEAVLITRRDAPNAVIMSQAQYDSWAETIYLLNSPANAAHLSRSLEQLRAGEAKARTLLDPDTPTE; this comes from the coding sequence ATGCGCACCGTCCACTTCTCGGATGCCCGCAACAACCTCAAGGGCGTGATCGACCAGGCCATCGATGACCACGAGGCGGTTCTGATCACGCGCCGCGACGCGCCCAACGCGGTAATCATGTCGCAGGCCCAGTACGATAGCTGGGCCGAAACCATCTACCTGCTCAATTCCCCTGCCAACGCCGCCCATCTGTCGCGTTCGCTCGAACAGTTGCGCGCCGGCGAGGCCAAAGCGCGCACCCTTCTGGACCCCGATACCCCGACCGAATGA
- a CDS encoding Txe/YoeB family addiction module toxin has translation MTRNILFTADAWAQYLFWQGQDRKTLKRINQLVEDARRSPFEGIGKPEPLKGNLTGFWSRRIDDTNRLVYKADDVAVSIVSCRYHYGDR, from the coding sequence ATGACGCGCAACATCCTGTTCACCGCGGATGCGTGGGCGCAATACCTGTTCTGGCAGGGGCAGGACCGGAAGACCCTGAAGCGCATCAACCAGCTTGTCGAGGATGCGCGGCGGTCCCCGTTCGAGGGAATCGGCAAGCCGGAGCCGCTGAAGGGCAACCTGACCGGCTTCTGGTCGCGCCGCATCGACGATACCAATCGGCTGGTCTACAAGGCCGACGACGTGGCCGTCTCGATCGTTAGCTGCCGCTACCACTACGGCGACCGCTAG
- a CDS encoding L-rhamnonate dehydratase, whose product MKITNVRARVFEWKGKTVPPQAHFCTNATDILFDRGDAMGSFRFHGWLVVEVETDDGHVGIGNCALAPRVAKQIVDQYLAPIVIGQDPFDNEYLWQKMYRRTHAWGRKGIGMAAISAVDIALWDLMGKATGRPVFKLLGGRTKEKIWCYASKLYNNDDRDAFLGEAQRYLDQGFTAMKMRFGYGPRDGAAGMQKNLEQVRLLRELVGDGVDIMLECYMGWTLEYARRMVPRLAEFNPRWLEEPVIADDIEGYAELKKMSPFPISGGEHEFTSYGFKDLLERRAVDVIQYDTNRVGGITAAQKINAMAEAWSVPVIPHAGQMHNYHLTMASTASPMAEFFPVHDVEVGNELFYYIFNGEPAPDNGFLQLDDNVPGLGLTLNDTYLDAFEIVE is encoded by the coding sequence ATGAAGATCACCAACGTCCGCGCCCGCGTTTTCGAATGGAAGGGCAAGACCGTGCCGCCGCAGGCGCACTTCTGCACCAACGCCACCGACATCCTGTTCGACCGCGGCGACGCGATGGGGTCGTTCCGCTTTCACGGCTGGCTGGTGGTGGAGGTGGAAACCGACGACGGGCACGTCGGCATCGGCAACTGCGCGCTGGCGCCGCGCGTGGCCAAGCAGATCGTCGACCAGTACCTGGCGCCGATCGTGATCGGCCAGGACCCGTTCGACAACGAATACCTGTGGCAGAAGATGTACCGCCGCACCCACGCCTGGGGCCGCAAGGGCATCGGCATGGCCGCCATCTCGGCGGTGGACATCGCGCTGTGGGACCTCATGGGCAAGGCCACCGGCCGGCCCGTGTTCAAGCTGCTGGGCGGCCGCACCAAGGAAAAGATCTGGTGCTATGCGTCCAAGCTCTACAACAACGACGACCGCGACGCCTTCCTGGGCGAGGCGCAGCGCTACCTGGACCAGGGCTTCACGGCGATGAAGATGCGCTTCGGCTACGGCCCGCGCGACGGCGCCGCCGGCATGCAGAAGAACCTGGAACAGGTGCGGCTGCTGCGCGAGCTGGTGGGCGACGGCGTGGACATCATGCTGGAGTGCTACATGGGCTGGACGCTCGAATACGCCCGCCGCATGGTGCCGCGGCTGGCCGAGTTCAACCCGCGCTGGCTGGAGGAGCCGGTCATCGCCGACGACATCGAGGGCTACGCCGAACTGAAGAAGATGAGCCCGTTCCCGATCTCGGGCGGCGAGCACGAGTTCACGTCGTACGGATTCAAGGACCTGCTGGAACGCCGCGCGGTGGACGTGATCCAGTACGACACCAACCGCGTGGGCGGCATCACCGCCGCGCAGAAGATCAACGCCATGGCCGAGGCGTGGTCGGTGCCCGTGATCCCCCACGCCGGCCAGATGCACAACTACCACCTGACGATGGCGTCCACGGCGTCGCCAATGGCCGAGTTCTTCCCCGTGCACGACGTGGAGGTCGGCAACGAACTGTTCTACTACATCTTCAACGGGGAACCGGCGCCCGACAACGGCTTCCTGCAACTGGACGACAACGTCCCGGGCCTGGGGCTGACGCTGAACGACACGTACCTGGACGCGTTCGAGATCGTGGAGTAG
- a CDS encoding 4-hydroxythreonine-4-phosphate dehydrogenase PdxA: protein MTPRPRIAMVLGDPAGIGPELIARLLADPVAAQARILLIADREEWRRAMQVAGVSLTLPEVDRPDFQGTEQGPRLHHWALDGNPTYPRGAASAEGGRYCLGTLQVALNLAQAGQADAILFGPLNKSSMHAAGMGHNDELHWFAERLGYRGPFCEFNVLDGLWTSRVTSHVAIRDVPALITPERVRDAIDLIDHALRRSGVAAPRIAVCGLNPHNGDNGAFGREEIDVIGPAVAAAQARGVAAQGPFPADTIFLKVQGGPDERQFDAIVTMYHDQGQIGIKLMGFSRGVTVQGGLPVPITTPAHGTAFDIAQQGRANPGATLQAFHLACQMGARRLADARAA from the coding sequence ATGACGCCACGTCCCCGTATCGCAATGGTGCTCGGCGACCCCGCCGGCATCGGCCCTGAACTGATTGCCCGGCTGCTGGCCGACCCCGTGGCCGCGCAGGCCCGCATCCTGCTGATCGCCGACCGCGAGGAATGGCGCCGCGCCATGCAGGTGGCCGGCGTCTCGCTGACGCTGCCCGAAGTGGACCGGCCCGACTTCCAGGGCACCGAGCAGGGCCCGCGGCTCCATCACTGGGCGCTCGACGGCAACCCCACCTATCCGCGCGGCGCCGCCAGCGCCGAGGGTGGCCGCTACTGCCTGGGCACGCTGCAGGTGGCGCTGAACCTGGCGCAGGCCGGCCAGGCCGACGCCATCCTGTTCGGCCCGCTCAACAAGAGTTCGATGCACGCGGCCGGCATGGGCCACAACGACGAGCTGCACTGGTTTGCCGAGCGGCTGGGCTACCGGGGCCCGTTCTGCGAGTTCAACGTGCTCGACGGGCTGTGGACGTCGCGCGTCACGTCGCACGTGGCCATTCGCGACGTGCCCGCGCTGATCACGCCGGAGCGCGTGCGCGACGCCATCGACCTGATCGACCACGCGCTGCGCCGGTCCGGCGTGGCCGCCCCGCGCATCGCCGTCTGCGGCCTGAACCCGCACAACGGCGACAACGGCGCCTTCGGCCGCGAGGAAATCGACGTGATCGGCCCGGCCGTGGCCGCCGCCCAGGCACGCGGCGTGGCCGCGCAGGGGCCCTTTCCGGCCGACACGATCTTCCTGAAGGTGCAGGGCGGGCCCGACGAACGCCAGTTCGACGCCATCGTCACGATGTACCACGACCAGGGCCAGATCGGCATCAAGCTGATGGGCTTCTCGCGCGGCGTGACCGTGCAGGGCGGCCTGCCCGTGCCAATCACCACGCCGGCGCACGGCACCGCGTTCGACATCGCGCAACAGGGCCGCGCCAACCCGGGCGCCACGCTGCAGGCGTTCCACCTGGCCTGCCAGATGGGCGCGCGCCGGCTGGCCGACGCCCGCGCCGCCTGA
- a CDS encoding Bug family tripartite tricarboxylate transporter substrate binding protein: MKTWMAGALAGIVGFGLAAPAAWADDARPVRMMVGAAPGGGTDIMARIVADKLAAILKQPVVVDNRPGASNTIAADLTAKAPPDGNTLLMGVSTSQAIAPHLLKLQFNPLKDLAPVALVAQVPNVLVVNNQLPVQDARSLVAQIQAHPDKYRYSSSGVGSTQHLAAAAFAHQIRGRMLHVPYKSSASGLVDLMGGQVDMSFETMPSVINHIKAGKLRALAVTSDTRSALLPNVPTLKEAGVPEIQANTWYGVYATGGTPPATLQKLGAAMAQVMKDPDTLRRLGDVGAVPGTMDAARFDAFSRSEYARYGKLIAELGVKLD; encoded by the coding sequence ATGAAGACTTGGATGGCCGGCGCACTGGCCGGCATCGTCGGGTTCGGCCTGGCAGCCCCCGCCGCCTGGGCGGACGACGCCCGCCCGGTACGCATGATGGTAGGCGCGGCCCCCGGCGGCGGCACGGACATCATGGCGCGCATCGTCGCGGACAAGCTGGCCGCGATCCTCAAGCAGCCGGTGGTGGTGGACAACCGCCCGGGCGCGTCGAACACCATCGCCGCGGACCTGACCGCCAAGGCGCCGCCCGACGGCAACACGCTGCTGATGGGCGTGTCGACGTCGCAGGCCATCGCGCCGCACCTGCTCAAGCTCCAGTTCAACCCGCTGAAGGACCTGGCGCCGGTGGCGCTGGTGGCACAGGTGCCCAACGTGCTGGTCGTCAACAACCAGTTGCCGGTGCAGGACGCGCGCTCGCTCGTGGCCCAGATCCAGGCCCATCCGGACAAGTACCGCTACAGCTCGTCCGGCGTCGGCAGCACGCAGCACCTGGCGGCGGCGGCCTTTGCGCACCAGATCCGCGGCCGGATGCTGCACGTGCCGTACAAGAGCAGCGCCAGTGGGCTGGTCGACCTGATGGGCGGCCAGGTGGACATGAGCTTCGAGACCATGCCGTCGGTCATCAACCATATCAAGGCCGGCAAGCTGCGTGCGCTGGCGGTGACATCGGACACGCGCTCGGCGCTGCTGCCGAACGTGCCGACGCTGAAGGAAGCCGGCGTGCCCGAGATCCAGGCCAACACCTGGTACGGCGTCTACGCCACCGGCGGCACGCCGCCCGCCACGCTGCAGAAGCTGGGCGCCGCCATGGCACAGGTCATGAAGGACCCCGACACGCTGCGCCGGCTGGGCGACGTTGGCGCGGTGCCCGGCACGATGGACGCCGCCCGCTTCGACGCCTTCTCGCGCAGCGAATACGCGCGCTACGGCAAGCTGATCGCCGAACTGGGCGTGAAGCTCGACTGA
- a CDS encoding dihydrodipicolinate synthase family protein yields MTTPVYRGVFPVAPTIFDAQGGLDLDGQRRCIDFMIDAGSDGLCILANFSEQFVLTDDERARLMTTVLDHVAGRVPVIVTTTHFSSRICAERSRAAQDAGAAMVMVMPPYHGATIRVPEPAIFDFFAAVSAAIDIPIMIQDAPVSGTTLSAPFLARMAQALPNVSYFKIEVPQAAAKLRELIALGGDAIVGPWDGEEAITLMADLEAGATGAMTGAGYPDGIRQILDAWQAGDAEGAAARYQQWLPLINYENRQGWLATAKVLMQEGGVIRCDAVRHPLQHMHPATREGLLRVARRLDPLVLRWGR; encoded by the coding sequence ATGACGACCCCCGTGTATCGCGGAGTGTTCCCCGTGGCCCCGACCATCTTCGACGCCCAGGGCGGGCTGGACCTGGACGGCCAGCGCCGCTGCATCGACTTCATGATCGACGCCGGATCGGACGGGCTCTGCATCCTGGCCAACTTCTCCGAGCAGTTCGTGCTGACCGACGACGAGCGGGCACGGCTGATGACCACGGTGCTGGACCACGTGGCCGGGCGGGTGCCGGTGATCGTGACGACGACGCATTTCAGCTCGCGGATCTGCGCCGAGCGCAGCCGCGCCGCGCAGGACGCCGGCGCCGCCATGGTGATGGTCATGCCGCCGTACCACGGCGCCACGATCCGCGTGCCCGAGCCGGCCATCTTCGACTTCTTCGCGGCGGTCTCGGCGGCCATCGACATCCCGATCATGATCCAGGACGCACCGGTCAGCGGCACCACGCTGTCGGCGCCGTTCCTGGCCCGCATGGCGCAGGCGCTGCCGAACGTTTCCTATTTCAAGATCGAGGTGCCGCAGGCGGCGGCCAAGCTGCGCGAGCTGATTGCGCTGGGCGGCGACGCGATTGTCGGGCCCTGGGACGGCGAGGAAGCCATCACGCTGATGGCCGACCTGGAAGCGGGTGCCACGGGCGCGATGACCGGCGCGGGCTATCCGGACGGCATCCGCCAGATCCTGGACGCCTGGCAGGCCGGCGACGCCGAGGGCGCCGCTGCCCGCTACCAGCAGTGGCTGCCGTTGATCAACTACGAGAACCGCCAGGGGTGGCTGGCGACGGCCAAGGTGCTGATGCAGGAAGGCGGCGTGATCCGCTGCGATGCGGTGCGGCATCCGCTCCAGCACATGCACCCGGCCACGCGCGAGGGGCTGCTCCGGGTGGCGCGGCGGCTGGACCCGCTGGTGCTGCGCTGGGGGCGCTGA
- a CDS encoding LysR family transcriptional regulator — MIPSVSALHNRLKMQHLRLLVAIEARGSLRQAAEALTLSQPAVSKMLQDMEDLLGVALFERHARGLRATRFGHAATRYAKLVFADMAGLRDELVALASGKIGRVRVGAVMAPAPGLLADAIRDLNRDHPQLEIAVQVDTSDVLMPLLERDQLDVVLGRVPEGWDAGGVDFEQLGDEGLAIVVGPQHPLARKRRLAFAELTRYPWIMQPRPSPMRALIDRSFEDAGVAPPPSTIETAAVLMTTSLLADSELVAVLPESVAAYYARLGALAVLPLPLPIQLGPYGIVTRRGRPATASMSLLIDALRARAA, encoded by the coding sequence ATGATTCCGTCCGTCTCCGCCCTGCACAACCGCCTGAAGATGCAGCACCTGCGCCTGCTGGTGGCCATCGAGGCGCGCGGATCGCTGCGGCAGGCGGCCGAGGCGCTCACGCTCTCGCAGCCCGCCGTCAGCAAGATGCTGCAGGACATGGAAGACCTGCTCGGCGTGGCCCTGTTCGAACGCCACGCGCGCGGCCTGCGGGCAACGCGCTTCGGCCATGCCGCCACGCGCTACGCCAAGCTGGTGTTTGCCGACATGGCCGGCCTGCGCGATGAGCTGGTGGCGCTGGCGTCCGGCAAGATCGGCCGCGTGCGCGTCGGCGCGGTCATGGCGCCGGCCCCGGGGCTGTTGGCCGATGCCATCCGCGACCTCAACCGCGACCATCCCCAACTCGAAATCGCTGTCCAGGTCGATACCAGCGACGTGCTGATGCCGCTGCTGGAGCGCGACCAGCTCGACGTCGTGCTCGGCCGCGTGCCCGAAGGCTGGGACGCCGGCGGCGTCGATTTCGAGCAGTTGGGCGACGAGGGGCTGGCGATCGTGGTCGGCCCCCAGCACCCGCTGGCACGCAAGCGCCGCCTGGCGTTTGCCGAGCTGACGCGCTACCCGTGGATCATGCAGCCGCGCCCCAGCCCCATGCGCGCGCTGATCGACCGCTCGTTCGAGGACGCCGGCGTCGCCCCGCCCCCGTCGACCATCGAGACCGCCGCCGTGCTGATGACCACGTCGCTGCTGGCCGACAGCGAACTGGTGGCCGTGCTGCCCGAATCGGTGGCCGCGTACTACGCGCGGCTCGGCGCGCTGGCCGTGCTGCCGCTGCCGTTGCCGATCCAGCTCGGGCCGTACGGCATCGTCACGCGGCGCGGCCGGCCCGCCACGGCGTCGATGAGCCTGCTGATCGACGCCCTGCGCGCCCGCGCGGCCTAG
- a CDS encoding BON domain-containing protein, which translates to MTKHNRWFQPGVSDAGSDWAVHDQTEDFGGPEAYPRPWARGREADTRVYDQSRVDPAAYGIAEDDGLRTAPGRASWHRAADVNWQDRHEDGALRHRPGSGGRPAGMPHEQSRGYGEWVERRSQPVWPKGYTRSDERIRDDVCERLAHDGRVDLREVEVDVEAGVVTLKGSARDRGEKHRIENIAGHVMGVKDVQNQLRVG; encoded by the coding sequence ATGACGAAGCACAATCGCTGGTTCCAGCCCGGTGTGTCCGACGCCGGTAGCGACTGGGCCGTCCATGACCAGACCGAGGACTTTGGCGGCCCGGAGGCGTATCCCCGGCCGTGGGCGCGCGGGCGCGAGGCCGACACGCGCGTGTACGACCAGTCGCGCGTCGACCCCGCCGCCTATGGCATCGCTGAGGACGACGGCCTGCGCACGGCGCCCGGCCGCGCAAGCTGGCACCGCGCCGCCGACGTGAACTGGCAGGACCGCCACGAGGACGGCGCGCTGCGCCATCGTCCGGGCAGCGGCGGACGCCCGGCCGGCATGCCGCACGAACAGTCGCGCGGATACGGCGAATGGGTCGAGCGGCGCTCGCAGCCGGTCTGGCCGAAGGGCTACACCCGGTCCGACGAGCGCATCCGCGACGATGTCTGCGAGCGGCTGGCCCATGACGGCCGGGTGGACCTGCGCGAGGTCGAAGTCGATGTCGAGGCCGGCGTGGTCACGCTGAAAGGCAGCGCCCGGGATCGCGGGGAAAAGCACCGCATCGAGAACATCGCCGGGCATGTGATGGGCGTGAAGGACGTCCAGAACCAGCTTCGGGTGGGCTGA
- a CDS encoding type VI secretion system Vgr family protein → MAGTVDGQNDIAAGPRQALVGRQAYRLEVPGAPSAGGLSVVSFDAVERLGEPYRVTIRLTHAAELARLDYLRKDATFSIAPADGTESRRFSGCIVQFSKTGQSRDFCAYEMVVQPKVALLALTKASRVYQHQTAPQIIEAILRRHGLEGHQFAFKTRRQYPEHRFRLQYQMSDWDYIRLLMEQEGLYCYFLPGRFGTAFGDVLQFSDDIDHYIYQPALRVPYRETAGLESGVESVSEIRTDVRTVPESFLTADYNPDQSYERLMAEANVARKETGNYGQPYVYGTHHLDMAGARWAAQLRHEAALAGQIVYEGRSNILELRPARVLRMDLLLPDAPNGQVVTEVTHTGARDRAYSNTYKAIPADRRFRLPVDDSRWPRIAGTLSARVTSPGDYKYAYLTQQGLYVVRFDLDFDAWPRGSESVPLRLAKPFAGARQTGFHFPLIDGTEVAIAFRDGDPNKPYIAHALHHSQHEDLVTCHDRWLSRNVIRTQSNNKLRFEDWEGEEGVKLSTDYGGKTQLNLGHLVDSHRKKRGEGFELRTDRHGVVRAGGGLLVTADRQANAIGQQTDTAGAMRQLELSMAGAEGLAEAARAAVAEVADLRAENQWLKDSVTDLKQAVLALSAPAGIAAATPQRIALSAGNGVGIKTGAAFHVNALRSVAIAAGDALSLFAHKLGVKLFAARGKVLIQAQSDAMELVAEKNMQLTSASGSLIANARNGIVLSGGGSAYIKVQGDNVGIGGAGHLILKMVEIQKSGPGSLSLPRPTFAQTDTINNERFVLTDVVTGQPLPNRAYRIRLANGEITEGVTNEDGETSLLTKDVAQGMQLLRVKLKL, encoded by the coding sequence ATGGCGGGCACGGTGGACGGACAGAACGATATCGCGGCGGGGCCGCGTCAGGCCCTGGTGGGGCGTCAGGCATATCGCCTGGAAGTGCCCGGGGCGCCAAGCGCCGGTGGGCTGTCCGTGGTCTCCTTCGACGCCGTCGAGCGGCTGGGCGAACCGTATCGCGTCACCATACGGCTGACCCACGCGGCCGAACTGGCGCGGCTGGACTACCTGCGCAAGGACGCGACGTTCTCGATCGCCCCGGCCGATGGCACCGAGTCCAGGCGGTTCTCGGGCTGCATCGTCCAGTTTTCGAAGACGGGACAAAGCCGCGACTTCTGCGCGTACGAGATGGTGGTGCAGCCGAAGGTCGCGCTGCTGGCGCTGACAAAAGCCAGCCGTGTCTACCAGCACCAGACGGCGCCGCAGATCATCGAGGCCATCCTGCGCCGGCACGGGCTGGAAGGCCACCAGTTCGCCTTCAAGACCCGCCGCCAGTATCCGGAGCACCGGTTCCGGCTCCAGTACCAGATGTCCGACTGGGACTACATCCGGCTGCTGATGGAGCAGGAAGGGTTGTACTGCTACTTCCTGCCCGGCCGGTTCGGCACGGCGTTCGGCGATGTGCTGCAGTTCTCCGACGACATCGACCACTACATCTACCAGCCGGCCTTGCGCGTGCCGTACCGGGAAACGGCGGGGCTGGAGTCCGGCGTGGAGTCGGTCTCCGAGATCCGGACCGATGTCCGGACCGTGCCCGAATCGTTCCTGACGGCTGACTACAACCCGGACCAATCCTACGAGCGCCTGATGGCCGAGGCGAACGTCGCCCGCAAGGAAACCGGCAACTACGGACAGCCCTACGTCTACGGCACGCACCACCTCGACATGGCCGGCGCCCGCTGGGCCGCGCAGTTGCGTCACGAGGCGGCACTGGCGGGGCAGATCGTCTACGAGGGCCGGAGCAACATCCTGGAACTTCGGCCGGCCCGCGTGCTGCGCATGGACCTGTTGCTGCCCGACGCGCCGAACGGGCAGGTGGTTACCGAGGTCACCCACACCGGCGCCCGGGACCGCGCCTATAGCAACACGTACAAGGCGATACCGGCGGACCGGCGCTTCCGCCTGCCCGTCGATGACAGCCGGTGGCCGCGCATCGCCGGCACGCTGAGCGCGCGGGTAACGTCGCCGGGCGACTACAAGTACGCCTACCTGACGCAGCAGGGTCTCTATGTGGTGCGGTTCGACCTCGATTTCGACGCCTGGCCCAGGGGCAGCGAGAGCGTGCCGCTGCGGCTGGCCAAGCCGTTCGCCGGGGCGCGCCAGACCGGCTTCCATTTCCCGCTGATCGACGGCACCGAGGTGGCCATCGCGTTCCGCGACGGCGATCCCAACAAGCCCTATATCGCCCACGCCCTTCACCACAGCCAGCACGAGGACCTGGTGACCTGCCACGACCGCTGGCTGTCGCGCAACGTCATCCGCACGCAGAGCAACAACAAGCTGCGGTTCGAGGACTGGGAGGGCGAGGAGGGCGTCAAGCTGTCCACCGACTACGGCGGCAAGACGCAGTTGAACCTCGGACACCTGGTCGATAGCCATCGCAAGAAGCGCGGCGAAGGCTTCGAACTCCGCACCGACCGCCACGGCGTCGTGCGCGCGGGCGGTGGCTTGCTGGTCACCGCGGACAGGCAGGCCAATGCCATCGGCCAGCAGACCGACACGGCTGGCGCCATGCGGCAACTGGAGCTGTCAATGGCCGGCGCCGAGGGGCTGGCCGAAGCGGCCCGGGCCGCCGTCGCCGAGGTGGCCGACCTGAGGGCCGAGAACCAGTGGCTCAAGGACAGCGTCACCGATCTGAAGCAGGCCGTCCTGGCGCTGTCCGCGCCGGCCGGCATCGCGGCGGCCACGCCGCAGCGCATCGCCCTGTCGGCGGGCAACGGCGTCGGCATCAAGACGGGCGCGGCGTTCCACGTCAACGCGCTGCGCAGCGTCGCCATCGCCGCCGGCGACGCACTGTCGTTGTTCGCCCACAAGCTGGGCGTCAAGCTGTTCGCCGCGCGGGGCAAGGTGCTGATCCAGGCGCAGTCCGACGCCATGGAACTGGTGGCCGAGAAGAACATGCAACTGACCAGCGCCAGCGGGTCGCTGATCGCCAACGCCCGGAACGGCATCGTCCTGAGCGGCGGGGGCAGCGCCTATATCAAGGTGCAAGGCGACAACGTGGGAATCGGCGGGGCCGGGCATCTCATCCTGAAGATGGTCGAGATCCAGAAGTCAGGCCCCGGCTCGCTTTCGCTGCCACGCCCGACGTTCGCCCAGACCGACACCATCAACAACGAACGGTTCGTGCTGACCGACGTCGTGACCGGCCAACCGCTGCCCAATCGCGCCTATCGGATCCGGCTCGCCAACGGCGAAATCACCGAGGGCGTCACCAACGAAGATGGCGAAACCTCGCTGCTCACCAAGGACGTCGCACAGGGCATGCAACTGCTGCGCGTCAAACTGAAGCTCTGA